The Pan troglodytes isolate AG18354 chromosome 8, NHGRI_mPanTro3-v2.0_pri, whole genome shotgun sequence genome window below encodes:
- the LOC134807092 gene encoding putative uncharacterized protein FLJ44672, translating to MQPGETAVPAEAAMWEAEAGPPQIGLSRPTCSLPASSPGPALPPGCVSRPDSGLPTPSLDSAPAQLPAALVGPPLPQAKLPRPSSGLTVASPGSAPALRWQGRWAPLGPAWASRRPLQAQIVLKSASPGPAPASRRPLQAQVVVKSAWNWAWKSSKSAFPGPAPSSRRPLQVQNFLESASPGPAPPASQWPLSAQTSSWLLAAFPGPAFDFWWPLQAQKLTSSGPLQARPPASRRPAWAWTHSRLTADSPCPASSCLIAASRVQSSCLSAASAGPAPACQRPL from the coding sequence ATGCAGCCAGGAGAAACAGCtgtgcctgcagaggccgccatgtgggaggcggaggccggGCCTCCTCAAATcggcctctccagacccacttgcagcctcccggcgtcctccccgggcccagctcttcctcccggctgtgtctccaggcctgactctggcctcccaacaccgtctttggactcagctcctgcccagctcccagcggCCCTGGTAGGCCCACCACTTCcccaagccaagctccccaggcccagctcaggcctcacggtggcctctccaggctcagctcctgccctccgatggcaaggtcggtgggctcctctaggcccagcttgggcctcccggcggcctctgcaggcccaaatcgtcctgaagtcggcctctccaggcccagctccggcctcccggcggcctctgcaggcccaagtcgtcGTCAAGTCGGCCTGGAattgggcctggaagagcagcaagtcggccttcccgggcccagctccgtcctctcggcggcctctccaggtgcaaaacttcctcgagtcagcctctccaggcccagctcctcctgcctcccagtggcctctttcagccCAGACCAGCTCATGGCTCTtggcggccttcccaggccccgcttttgacttttggtggcctcttcaggcccagaaGTTGACCTCCAGTGGGCCTTTgcaggcccggcctcctgcctctcgaaGGCCTGCATGGGCCTGGACTCACAGCAGACTCACAGCGgactctccatgcccagctagctcTTGCCTCATTGCGGCCTCCcgagtccaaagctcctgcctctcggccgcttcggcaggcccagctcccgcctgccagcggcctctttag